From a single Sinorhizobium sp. RAC02 genomic region:
- a CDS encoding metallophosphoesterase family protein codes for MSYTFAVGDIHGCIDPLNRLLARIDGYAASGTVVFLGDYIDRGPDSRAVLDRLMAGPSANFRWICLMGNHEDMMCGAYDGRSDRDWWLDNGGLETEMSFGGKVPAGCLDWAAKLPLMHIDARRLFVHAGVSPAFPLDRQSRRDLLWLRFRSDEPEDYWGRHLVHGHTPSKYNPQTVGNRTNVDGACVFGGKLVCAVFDDDIAGAPIDFIEVAATDDG; via the coding sequence ATGAGCTATACGTTCGCCGTTGGCGACATTCACGGCTGTATCGATCCGCTGAACAGGCTGCTCGCCCGGATCGACGGCTATGCCGCGTCGGGCACGGTGGTCTTTCTCGGTGACTACATCGATCGCGGGCCGGACAGCCGCGCGGTGCTCGACCGGCTGATGGCCGGCCCCTCCGCCAATTTCCGGTGGATATGCCTGATGGGCAACCATGAGGACATGATGTGCGGGGCCTATGACGGGCGCAGCGACCGCGACTGGTGGCTCGACAATGGCGGCCTTGAAACCGAAATGTCGTTCGGCGGCAAGGTGCCGGCCGGCTGTCTCGACTGGGCGGCAAAGCTGCCGCTCATGCATATCGACGCGCGCAGGCTGTTCGTCCATGCCGGCGTATCCCCCGCCTTCCCGCTGGATCGGCAAAGCAGGCGCGACCTGCTGTGGCTACGGTTTCGATCCGATGAGCCAGAAGACTATTGGGGCAGGCACCTGGTCCACGGCCACACGCCATCGAAATACAACCCCCAGACCGTTGGCAATCGCACGAATGTCGATGGCGCCTGCGTGTTCGGCGGCAAGCTCGTCTGTGCGGTTTTCGACGACGACATCGCCGGTGCACCGATCGACTTCATCGAAGTCGCGGCCACCGACGATGGATAG
- a CDS encoding hybrid-cluster NAD(P)-dependent oxidoreductase, with amino-acid sequence MTIASHFRHFDELNPWHDRHNLLECVAATVETTDVMTFTFRSDRDNWFRYLPGQFVTLELPVSEDEPVMRTYTLSSTPSRPFSVAVTVKAQKSSIGTRWMFDHLKPGMKLKAFGPLGDFSFVRYPAEKYLFISAGSGVTPMMSMTRWMSDCAPQSDVAFVTCARRPDDLLFKAELECLAAHMPNLALGFVVEGHNPRDGWHGLRGRIDAARLSLLAPDFRDRTVFCCGPEPFMRGVRDMLKVCGFNMERYHEESFQPAAAPAPEEIAIRAGAGEIEVDANAVATISFTMAGKEGKCPPGQTILQTARAAGVRIGAACEGGLCGTCRVLKISGDVDMRHNGGILDDEIEEGYILACCSRPIGDVSIEA; translated from the coding sequence ATGACGATCGCCAGCCATTTCCGCCATTTCGACGAACTCAATCCCTGGCACGATCGCCACAACCTTCTCGAATGCGTTGCCGCGACCGTCGAGACGACGGATGTGATGACCTTCACCTTCCGTTCGGATCGCGACAACTGGTTCCGGTATCTGCCGGGCCAGTTCGTCACTCTGGAGCTGCCCGTCTCCGAAGACGAGCCGGTGATGCGCACCTACACGCTGTCCTCGACGCCCTCGCGGCCTTTCTCCGTCGCCGTGACGGTGAAGGCGCAGAAGAGCTCGATCGGCACGCGGTGGATGTTCGATCATCTGAAGCCGGGCATGAAGCTGAAGGCCTTCGGACCGCTCGGCGACTTTTCCTTCGTGCGCTATCCCGCTGAAAAATACCTCTTCATCTCGGCCGGCTCCGGCGTCACGCCAATGATGTCGATGACCCGCTGGATGTCGGATTGCGCACCGCAGTCGGACGTCGCCTTCGTCACCTGCGCGCGCAGGCCGGACGACCTGCTGTTCAAGGCCGAACTCGAATGTCTGGCGGCCCACATGCCGAACCTGGCACTCGGTTTCGTCGTCGAGGGCCACAATCCGCGCGATGGCTGGCATGGCCTGCGCGGCCGCATCGACGCGGCGCGTCTGTCGCTGCTCGCCCCGGATTTCCGCGACCGCACCGTCTTCTGCTGCGGCCCGGAACCGTTCATGCGCGGCGTCAGGGATATGCTGAAGGTCTGCGGCTTCAACATGGAGCGCTACCACGAGGAGAGCTTCCAGCCGGCAGCAGCACCGGCACCGGAGGAGATCGCCATCCGTGCCGGCGCCGGCGAGATCGAGGTCGATGCCAATGCGGTGGCCACCATCTCCTTCACCATGGCCGGCAAGGAAGGCAAATGCCCGCCCGGCCAGACGATCCTGCAGACGGCGCGCGCCGCCGGCGTGCGCATCGGTGCGGCCTGCGAGGGCGGCCTGTGCGGCACCTGCCGTGTCCTGAAGATTTCCGGCGACGTGGACATGCGCCACAATGGCGGCATTCTCGACGACGAGATCGAGGAGGGCTACATCCTCGCCTGCTGCTCGCGGCCGATCGGCGACGTGTCGATCGAGGCGTGA
- a CDS encoding aromatic ring-hydroxylating dioxygenase subunit alpha: MDIRSDVLRKLKNRRDGYSLEQAFYIDQDHYKLDLETIWYRDWLFIGHDCEIPKAGNYFTVQVGDYPVVITRDRSGTVRALHNSCRHRGSRVCTQNKGSSAKLVCPYHQWTYELDGSLLFARHMAEDFDRTQHSLKRMHCETVGGYIFICLADEAPDFAPFRAMVEPYLARHRLGETKVAFESTIIEKGNWKLVWENNRECYHCAANHPELCRTYPEAPSATGVQGAKDDPVIAEHWAKCETAGLPSEFRMSPTGQFRAARMPLIQDAESYTMSGARAVARPLSSDVLESHIGTLLLFHYPTTWNHVLADHAITFRVLPLGPELTQVTTKWLVNKDAVEGVDYRLDELTHVWTETNDQDRRIVEENAFGIRSPAYQPGPYSPEDEGGVMQFVEWYANFMIERLDGAKQPLSRVA; this comes from the coding sequence ATGGACATTCGCAGCGACGTGCTCCGCAAGCTCAAGAACCGGCGCGACGGCTACAGCCTCGAGCAGGCCTTCTACATCGACCAAGACCACTACAAGCTCGATCTGGAGACGATCTGGTATCGCGACTGGCTGTTCATCGGCCATGACTGCGAGATCCCCAAGGCCGGCAACTATTTCACCGTGCAGGTCGGCGATTATCCCGTCGTCATCACCCGCGACCGCTCGGGCACGGTGCGCGCGCTACACAATTCCTGCCGCCACCGCGGCTCGCGCGTCTGCACCCAGAACAAGGGTTCGTCGGCCAAACTCGTCTGTCCCTACCACCAGTGGACCTACGAACTCGACGGCTCGCTGCTCTTCGCCCGTCACATGGCGGAGGATTTCGACAGGACGCAGCATAGCCTGAAGCGCATGCATTGCGAGACCGTCGGCGGCTACATCTTCATCTGCCTTGCCGATGAGGCTCCGGATTTTGCGCCGTTCCGCGCCATGGTCGAGCCCTATCTCGCCCGTCACCGCCTCGGGGAGACCAAGGTCGCCTTCGAAAGCACGATCATCGAAAAGGGCAACTGGAAGCTCGTCTGGGAAAACAACCGCGAGTGCTACCACTGTGCCGCCAACCATCCGGAACTCTGCCGCACCTATCCGGAAGCGCCGAGCGCCACCGGCGTGCAGGGCGCCAAGGATGATCCGGTCATCGCCGAGCATTGGGCGAAGTGCGAGACCGCCGGCCTGCCGAGCGAATTCCGCATGTCGCCGACCGGCCAGTTCCGCGCCGCCCGCATGCCGCTGATCCAGGATGCGGAGAGCTATACCATGTCGGGCGCGCGCGCCGTTGCACGCCCGCTGTCGAGCGACGTGCTGGAAAGCCATATCGGCACGCTGCTGCTCTTCCACTACCCGACGACGTGGAACCACGTGCTGGCCGACCACGCCATCACCTTCCGCGTGCTGCCGCTAGGGCCCGAACTGACGCAGGTCACGACGAAGTGGCTGGTCAACAAGGATGCCGTGGAAGGCGTCGATTACCGTCTCGACGAACTCACCCATGTCTGGACCGAGACCAACGACCAGGACCGCCGGATCGTCGAGGAAAATGCCTTCGGCATCCGCTCGCCGGCCTACCAGCCCGGACCTTATTCGCCGGAAGATGAAGGTGGCGTCATGCAGTTCGTCGAATGGTACGCCAATTTCATGATCGAACGGCTCGACGGCGCCAAGCAACCGCTGTCGCGGGTGGCGTGA
- a CDS encoding DUF6656 family protein, protein MQQTKFRYYDAVAYKRANPPKAAVHTQFLRTGRIDRDVSWSPSEKRYLSYQEVAERTGRKLERAGSVTHDRINGFHETIQFPKLIFHRTLAETPHLGYCHITVANSRFAEFPNVQWAFYMTNFRAEIGDGEQFFAGISKKPGRMYFAIAITPTEEEGRLTIDRKVRGNGVIFRTDDPKLAMKNVLMLGARNEALRKIIRAL, encoded by the coding sequence GTGCAGCAGACGAAATTTCGATATTACGACGCCGTTGCCTACAAGCGTGCGAACCCGCCGAAAGCAGCCGTACACACGCAATTTCTCCGGACCGGCCGTATCGACCGCGACGTCAGCTGGAGCCCAAGCGAGAAGCGTTACCTCTCCTATCAGGAAGTGGCCGAGCGCACCGGCCGCAAGCTGGAGCGGGCGGGCAGCGTCACCCATGACCGTATCAACGGCTTTCATGAGACGATCCAGTTTCCCAAGCTGATCTTCCACCGCACGCTGGCCGAGACGCCGCATCTCGGCTACTGCCACATCACGGTGGCCAATTCCCGCTTTGCGGAATTCCCGAACGTGCAATGGGCCTTCTACATGACCAATTTCCGTGCCGAGATCGGCGACGGGGAACAGTTCTTCGCCGGCATTTCGAAGAAGCCGGGCCGCATGTATTTCGCCATCGCGATCACCCCGACGGAAGAGGAAGGCCGCCTCACCATCGACCGCAAGGTGCGCGGCAACGGCGTGATCTTCCGCACCGACGACCCGAAACTTGCCATGAAGAACGTGCTGATGCTCGGTGCCCGCAACGAGGCGCTCCGCAAGATCATCCGCGCGCTTTAG
- a CDS encoding GGDEF domain-containing protein, whose amino-acid sequence MTHKKSSTTDIALRVATAMKQMGIDGLPRNYELVYEAYAGANPDLVRDFVALGKYKTQAMLDELGRKYLPHQHEAGVLQRSAGAISGEMSNFMDLLSQERTSLSDYGRLIGEASQVIQKAGGVDMLGGSLEALQRATEQRVSHTAEMAAKVAAQSAVMEGIQKEMADFEAMKFIDPPTKLGNRRAFNKALARVYANPDLPMLCGVVVAEVDADRRFSPAQIEALSDHLVTFYGGLIRQVFPANDLAVRFDGLRFGFLFQTSDEGEVTRLVDLLRAAFQTVALRDPRTGRNLGHLTLSAGVCMSDRADSALDLASACDRALLEAKGAGGDLVVVYGRGDEVPVGKEWMLYRAS is encoded by the coding sequence ATGACTCACAAGAAATCCTCGACGACCGACATCGCCCTGCGCGTCGCAACGGCCATGAAGCAGATGGGCATCGATGGCCTGCCGCGTAATTATGAACTGGTCTACGAGGCCTATGCCGGCGCCAATCCGGATCTGGTGCGCGATTTCGTGGCGCTCGGCAAGTACAAGACCCAGGCCATGCTCGATGAACTCGGCCGGAAGTACCTGCCCCACCAGCATGAGGCCGGCGTGCTGCAACGCTCCGCCGGTGCGATCAGCGGCGAGATGAGCAATTTCATGGACCTGCTCAGCCAGGAGCGGACGTCGCTTTCCGACTATGGCCGGCTGATCGGCGAGGCCTCGCAGGTCATTCAAAAAGCGGGCGGGGTGGATATGCTCGGCGGCTCGCTCGAGGCCCTGCAACGCGCGACCGAACAGCGCGTCAGCCACACGGCGGAAATGGCCGCAAAGGTCGCCGCGCAATCGGCCGTCATGGAAGGCATCCAGAAGGAGATGGCGGATTTCGAGGCGATGAAATTCATCGATCCGCCGACGAAACTCGGCAACCGCCGCGCCTTCAACAAGGCGCTCGCCCGGGTCTATGCCAATCCGGACCTGCCGATGCTTTGTGGCGTCGTCGTCGCCGAGGTCGATGCCGATCGCCGTTTCTCGCCGGCCCAGATCGAGGCCCTTTCGGACCATCTCGTCACCTTCTACGGCGGTCTCATCCGCCAGGTATTTCCGGCCAACGATCTCGCCGTGCGCTTCGACGGCCTGCGCTTCGGCTTCCTGTTCCAGACGTCGGACGAGGGCGAGGTGACACGGCTTGTCGATCTGTTGCGCGCAGCGTTCCAGACGGTTGCGCTCCGCGACCCCCGCACCGGCCGCAATCTCGGCCATCTGACCTTGTCAGCCGGTGTGTGCATGTCGGACCGCGCCGACAGCGCGCTCGACCTCGCATCGGCCTGCGACCGGGCGCTTCTGGAGGCGAAGGGCGCCGGGGGTGATCTCGTCGTCGTCTACGGTCGCGGCGACGAAGTGCCGGTCGGCAAGGAATGGATGCTGTACCGGGCGTCCTAG
- a CDS encoding L-threonylcarbamoyladenylate synthase, whose protein sequence is MAYIVDTRTEPEVALARASEVLSRGVPVAIPTETVYGLAADATNPLAITRIYEMKGRPRFNPLICHMADLAMAEQHAFFDPLSRQIAEAFWPGPLTLILPIRPESAIHPLARAGLDTVGIRVPTGFSSRLLAAFGRPLAAPSANTSGRISPTTARHVAEDFGARLELVLDAGPAVVGLESTILKVEGETIRLLRPGGLDAAEVERVTGRPVLRNDTAGATIEAPGMLASHYAPDAPVRLDARDVRPGEVLIRFGGRALPGEADAALVLDLSPSGDLAEAAANLFGYMKQADATGAGSIAFSPIPSDGLGEAINDRLQRAAAPRG, encoded by the coding sequence ATGGCTTACATCGTGGATACGCGGACGGAACCGGAGGTGGCGCTGGCGCGAGCCTCGGAGGTGCTGAGCCGCGGCGTGCCGGTCGCGATCCCTACGGAAACGGTCTACGGCCTTGCCGCCGACGCCACCAATCCGCTGGCGATCACCCGCATCTATGAGATGAAGGGGCGACCGCGCTTCAATCCGCTGATCTGCCACATGGCCGATCTTGCCATGGCAGAGCAACATGCCTTCTTTGATCCGCTGTCGCGCCAGATTGCAGAGGCCTTCTGGCCCGGCCCGCTGACCCTCATTCTGCCGATCCGGCCGGAGAGCGCCATCCACCCGCTGGCGCGCGCGGGGCTCGATACGGTCGGCATCCGCGTGCCGACGGGTTTTTCCAGCCGGCTGCTTGCCGCCTTCGGCCGGCCGCTGGCGGCCCCCAGCGCCAACACCTCCGGCCGTATCAGCCCGACGACCGCCCGGCATGTCGCCGAGGATTTTGGCGCGCGGCTGGAGCTGGTGCTCGATGCCGGGCCGGCCGTGGTTGGGCTTGAATCCACCATCCTCAAGGTCGAGGGCGAGACGATCCGGCTGCTCAGGCCCGGCGGGCTGGATGCGGCCGAGGTTGAACGCGTCACCGGCCGCCCGGTGCTGCGCAACGACACGGCGGGCGCCACGATCGAGGCGCCAGGCATGCTCGCCTCGCATTATGCGCCCGACGCGCCTGTGCGGCTCGATGCCCGTGACGTGCGGCCGGGCGAAGTGCTGATCCGCTTCGGCGGCAGGGCGCTTCCCGGCGAGGCCGATGCGGCGCTCGTGCTGGACTTGAGCCCCAGCGGTGATCTCGCGGAAGCCGCCGCCAATCTATTCGGCTATATGAAACAGGCGGATGCCACGGGCGCAGGCTCGATTGCATTTTCGCCGATCCCTTCGGATGGCCTCGGCGAGGCGATCAACGAC